The proteins below are encoded in one region of Equus przewalskii isolate Varuska chromosome 1, EquPr2, whole genome shotgun sequence:
- the C2CD4B gene encoding C2 calcium-dependent domain-containing protein 4B: protein MRLLGKLRASAAGSAAPESACPNVLTPGRIPEFCIPPRLPAPCAPEAPPSAAALPRRCAAEPDLWPRGADDSAARTDWDPRSQAALSLPHLPRARTAYGFCALLESPHTRRKESLFLGGPRARTLGGGDTHLVPRAGAPATTPAAPGGPRPPRDALAPRPRGRCLLRAPEGLLRRALRARRRGGLARARSVSSGDGDEDEERAAGSTPPARAASAAPPPSIPRPERLEAEGTVALGRAGGSLRLAAQYSPASGRLRVRLLRAEGLAAGAAEPRAVGCRVSFILQPSGPTRPQRGAVVRRSHQAAFEQDLCLDGLSEDEVRRLAVRVKAERKGRGLERGRRLGQGELLLGPLLLL, encoded by the coding sequence ATGCGGCTTCTCGGGAAACTCCGCGCCTCGGCCGCGGGCAGCGCCGCTCCGGAGTCGGCCTGCCCCAACGTGCTCACCCCGGGCCGCATCCCCGAGTTCTGCATCCCGCCGCGGCTGCCCGCGCCCTGCGCGCCCGAGGCTCCGCCCTCGGCCGCCGCTCTGCCCCGGCGATGCGCTGCCGAGCCGGACCTGTGGCCCCGAGGGGCCGACGACAGCGCCGCGCGCACGGACTGGGACCCGCGCTCGCAGGCCGCGCTCTCGCTGCCGCACCTGCCCCGCGCGCGCACCGCTTACGGCTTCTGCGCGCTGCTCGAGAGCCCGCACACCCGTCGCAAGGAGTCGCTCTTCCTCGGGGGCCCCCGTGCCCGCACCCTCGGCGGCGGCGACACCCACCTCGTCCCCCGGGCCGGAGCCCCCGCCACCACCCCCGCGGCCCCCGgcggcccccgcccgccccgggaCGCGCTCGCCCCGCGGCCCCGCGGCCGCTGTCTCCTGCGCGCCCCCGAAGGGCTGCTGAGACGCGCGCTGCGGGCCCGGAGGAGGGGCGGCCTGGCCCGCGCCCGCTCCGTGTCCAGCGGGGACGGCGACGAGGACGAGGAGCGCGCCGCCGGCTCCACGCCCCCCGCCCGGGCCGCGTCCGCCGCGCCGCCGCCCTCCATCCCGCGGCCCGAGCGCCTGGAGGCCGAGGGCACCGTGGCTCTGGGCCGCGCCGGCGGCTCCCTGCGCCTGGCCGCCCAGTACAGCCCGGCCAGCGGGCGCCTCCGCGTCCGGCTGCTCCGCGCCGAGGGCCTGGCCGCGGGGGCCGCCGAGCCCCGCGCCGTCGGCTGCCGCGTCAGCTTCATCCTGCAGCCATCCGGCCCGACCCGGCCGCAGCGCGGCGCCGTGGTGCGGCGGAGCCACCAGGCCGCCTTCGAGCAGGACTTGTGCCTGGACGGGCTCTCGGAGGACGAGGTGCGCCGCCTGGCCGTGCGCGTCAAGGCCGAGCGCAAGGGCCGCGGCCTGGAGCGGGGCCGCCGGCTGGGCCAAGGCGAGCTGCTGCTGGGCCCCCTGCTGCTCCTCTGA